The Lycium ferocissimum isolate CSIRO_LF1 chromosome 1, AGI_CSIRO_Lferr_CH_V1, whole genome shotgun sequence genome includes a region encoding these proteins:
- the LOC132052036 gene encoding 6,7,8-trihydroxycoumarin synthase-like produces MMFFPLFIALLIIIFSFLLLKVKKSGKNNLPPGPLGFPFIGNLHQFDSLTPHLYFWKLSKKYGKIFSLKLGSSTMVVISSANLAKEVTKIQDLTFCSRPSILGQQKLSYNCQDIACSPYNGYWREIRKICVVHLFSLKKVQYFSPIREDEVFRMIKKISQQAATSKITNLSSIVISLTTTIICRIAFGIRYDEETRERTKFDELLKVTEEMLAGFFVSDYFPLLGWIDKLSGKINRLEKNFKDLDEFYEGLIEQHLNPNRPKSMDGDIVDLLLQLRKEQSTPIDLTLDNIKAIIMNILVGGTDTGAATVVWAMTALIANPNAMKKVQAEIRESIGKKSIVNEDDVQNLPYFKAVIKETFRLYPPAPLLVARETMQNSILEGYEIKAKTIIHVNSWAIARDPEIWGNPDEFIPERFLNSDINFKGQNFELIPFGAGRRGCPAIALGVATVELVLSNLLYAFDWELPCGMKIEDIDTDVLPGLTMHKKQPLCLVARNLRRLNSHV; encoded by the exons ATGATGTTCTTTCCACTCTTTATAGCCCTTCTTATCATTATTTTCAGTTTCCTTCTTCTTAAAGTCAAAAAGAGTGGCAAAAACAATCTACCACCAGGTCCTTTAGGGTTTCCATTCATTGGAAATTTGCATCAATTTGATAGTTTAACCCCTCATCTTTATTTTTGGAAACTTTCcaagaaatatggaaaaatCTTCTCATTGAAACTTGGTTCTTCTACCATGGTAGTAATTTCTTCAGCAAATCTAGCAAAAGAGGTAACGAAAATACAAGATTTAACGTTTTGTAGTAGACCTTCTATTCTTGGCCAGCAAAAATTGTCTTACAATTGTCAAGATATTGCCTGTTCACCATACAATGGCTATTGgagagaaattagaaaaatttgtgTTGTTCATTTATTTAGTCTCAAGAAAGTGCAATATTTTAGTCCCATTCGTGAAGATGAAGTTTTTAGAATGATCAAGAAAATATCTCAACAAGCTGCCACTTCAAAAATTACCAATTTGAGCAGTATAGTGATTTCACTAACAACTACAATTATTTGTAGAATAGCTTTTGGTATTAGGTACGATGAAGAAACACGTGAACGGACAAAATTCGATGAACTTTTAAAAGTGACTGAAGAAATGTTGGCAGGTTTTTTCGTCTCTGATTATTTTCCTCTCTTAGGATGGATTGATAAACTCTCTGGAAAAATAAACAGACTTGAGAAGAATTTTAAGGATTTGGATGAGTTTTATGAAGGACTCATTGAGCAACATCTCAATCCCAATAGGCCAAAATCCATGGATGGAGATATTGTTGATCTTTTGCTCCAATTGAGGAAAGAGCAATCAACTCCAATCGACCTTACTTTGGACAATATAAAGGCTATTATCATG AACATTCTAGTTGGTGGAACGGACACTGGTGCAGCTACAGTAGTTTGGGCCATGACAGCCTTGATAGCGAACCCAAATGCCATGAAGAAAGTTCAAGCAGAAATTAGAGAATCGATTGGCAAAAAATCCATAGTGAATGAAGATGATGTCCAAAATCTTCCATATTTCAAAGCAGTGATAAAAGAGACATTTAGACTGTATCCACCAGCTCCATTGTTGGTCGCAAGAGAGACAATGCAAAATTCCATACTAGAAGGATATGAAATTAAAGCAAAAACGATAATTCATGTTAACTCTTGGGCTATTGCAAGGGATCCTGAAATATGGGGAAATCCAGATGAATTTATACCTGAGAGGTTCTTGAATAGTGATATTAATTTTAAGGGCcaaaattttgagttgattCCATTTGGAGCAGGCAGAAGAGGGTGCCCAGCTATTGCGCTTGGTGTGGCAACTGTGGAACTTGTACTTTCCAATCTTCTTTACGCCTTTGATTGGGAGTTGCCTTGTGGGATGAAGATTGAAGATATTGACACTGATGTTTTACCTGGACTTACTATGCATAAGAAACAACCTCTTTGCCTAGTTGCTAGAAATTTAAGAAGACTAAATTCCCatgtttaa